The DNA region GCGCGTTCAGTGTCGTGACCCTCACCACCACCTCCGCCGACAGCGACAGCAGGGGCCTCGGACCACGTGCGTCGGGCTTCGTCGACTGGAGCCTCAGCGTGCCCGAGGACCTGCGTGACCGGGTCGACGAGGGCACGGGCGCCGCCCAGAGCTACACGCGCATCTTCTACACCAACGGCCAGGATTCCCAGCCGGCGCTGATCATCGGCACACAGCTCAACGACCCCAAGAACAACCCGTACCAGCTGTACTACCTCTTCCCGCTCACGCAGGAGGAGAAGTCGCTCAGCCTCGTCAAGGGGACGCTCGCGACGGCCGGGCTGTTCGTGGTGGTGCTGCTCGGGGCGATCGCCTGGCTCGTGGTGCGCCAGGTCGTCACGCCCGTGCGGATGGCCGCAGGGATCGCCGAACGGCTGTCCGCCGGACGCCTTCAGGAACGTATGAAGGTCACCGGCGAGGACGACATCGCGCGGCTCGGCGAGGCCTTCAACAAGATGGCGCAGAACCTGCAGCTGAAGATCCAGCAGCTGGAGGACCTGTCGCGGATGCAGCGGCGGTTCGTCTCCGACGTGTCGCACGAGCTGCGTACGCCGCTGACGACCGTCCGGATGGCGGCCGACGTCATCCACGACGCGCGCGTGGACTTCGATCCGATGACCGCACGGTCGGCCGAGCTGCTCGCCGACCAGCTGGACCGGTTCGAGACGCTGCTCGCGGACCTGCTGGAGATCAGCCGCTTCGACGCGGGCGCGGCGGCCCTGGAGGCCGAGCCGATAGACCTGCGTGAGGTCGTACGCAGGGTCGTCAGCGGGGCCGAGCCGCTCGCCGAGCGCAAGGGCACGCACATACAGGTCGTCGGGGACCAGCAGCCGGTGGTCGCCGAGGCGGACGCCCGGCGCGTGGAGCGGGTGCTGCGCAACCTCGTCGTCAACGCCGTGGAGCACGGCGAGGGCAAGGACGTCGTGGTCAAACTCGCCGCGGCGGGCGGGGCGGTCGCGGTCGCGGTGCGCGACTACGGAGTGGGGCTCAAGCCCGGCGAGGCGACCCGGGTGTTCAGCCGCTTCTGGCGGGCGGACCCGGCACGCGCGCGTACGACCGGCGGTACGGGCCTCGGCCTGTCCATCGCCCTGGAGGACGCGCGGCTGCACGGTGGCTGGCTGCAGGCCTGGGGGGAGCCGGGTGGCGGCTCGCAGTTCCGGCTGACGCTGCCGCGGACCGCGGACGAGCCGCTGCGGGGCTCGCCGATACCCCTGGAGCCCAAGGACTCGCGGCGCAACCGTGGGCTGAACGACGCGGGGCTGCCCCTCGGCGGCACGCAGAAGATGGCCACAGTGCCCGCGCAGCCCGTCAGTGAGCGTGCCGGGCCGCCGCCCATGCAGGCGCGCTCGCAGCTCGCCCCCCGGGTGACGGGCGCCGTGGATCCCGCGGCGCTGCCCGGCAACGGCGCGCGCGTGGTGCCGCGGCCCACCGCGGAGGTGCGTGGCCAGAGCACCGCGGCTGCGGAGGAAGCCCCGTCCGAGGACGGCCGGGGAACCGGTGGGGAGCCGGAACAGTTGAAGCAGGGGGAGGAATCACGTGGGCGCTGACCGCGATCGGGGCGGCCGTCGGCGTCCGGTGCGCCTGGTGGCGTACGGCGTCTGCGGAGCCCTGCTGCTGACCGGGTGCGCCTCGATGCCGGACGGCGGGGATCTGCGCGGGGTCGAAGCCTCGCAGCGGCCGGACCCGCAGGTCCGGGTCTTCGCCATGCCGCCGCGGGAGAACGCGCGGCCCGAGGAGATCGTGCAGGGCTTCCTGGAGGCGCTGACCAGCGACGATCCGGGGTTCGAGACGGCACGCAAGTACCTGACGGGCGAGGCGTCCAAGGAGTGGCGTCCCAACCAGTCGACGACGGTGCTCGCGGACGGGCCGAACACCGCGGCGGAGCACAGCGGCAGCCGGGAGGCGACCGGCGACTACGCCTACTCGCTGACCGGCACCAGGGTCGCCAAGGTGGACTCGCAGTTCGCGTACGAGCCGGCCGCGGGAACGTACAGCGAGTTCGTGCACCTCACGAAGCAGAAGGAGAAGGACGGCAGCAAGCAGTGGCGCATCGACGAGCTGCCGCAGGGCCTCGTGATGGGGAAGTCCGACTTCCAGCGCAACTACGTGTCCGTCAACAAGTACTACTTCGCGTCGAACACGTCGGGCGGGGCGGACAAGCGGCTCGGGGCGGTCGCCGACCCCGTCTATGTGCGTGAGCAGGTGGACCCGGTGACGCAGATGGTCCGC from Streptomyces sp. NBC_00258 includes:
- the mtrB gene encoding MtrAB system histidine kinase MtrB, which encodes MSRDSAASAPGQPGTRAGRPVGRKTTGSRWGQFTEGGLLQGGVQGSPVLRLFMRWVRRPLLPVMRLWRRNIQLKVVVTTLLMSLGVVLLLGFVVIGQVRNGLLDAKVKASQSQATGGFTVAKQEADSAAGAGGDDGPGADENPVQNVSGWMSALVESLSSGGQGAFSVVTLTTTSADSDSRGLGPRASGFVDWSLSVPEDLRDRVDEGTGAAQSYTRIFYTNGQDSQPALIIGTQLNDPKNNPYQLYYLFPLTQEEKSLSLVKGTLATAGLFVVVLLGAIAWLVVRQVVTPVRMAAGIAERLSAGRLQERMKVTGEDDIARLGEAFNKMAQNLQLKIQQLEDLSRMQRRFVSDVSHELRTPLTTVRMAADVIHDARVDFDPMTARSAELLADQLDRFETLLADLLEISRFDAGAAALEAEPIDLREVVRRVVSGAEPLAERKGTHIQVVGDQQPVVAEADARRVERVLRNLVVNAVEHGEGKDVVVKLAAAGGAVAVAVRDYGVGLKPGEATRVFSRFWRADPARARTTGGTGLGLSIALEDARLHGGWLQAWGEPGGGSQFRLTLPRTADEPLRGSPIPLEPKDSRRNRGLNDAGLPLGGTQKMATVPAQPVSERAGPPPMQARSQLAPRVTGAVDPAALPGNGARVVPRPTAEVRGQSTAAAEEAPSEDGRGTGGEPEQLKQGEESRGR